In Alkalihalobacillus sp. TS-13, the following are encoded in one genomic region:
- a CDS encoding valine--tRNA ligase: protein MSKQEQEISMPTKYDPQKTEEKWYQYWLDGKFFESKGGEDKEPYTIVIPPPNVTGKLHLGHAWDTTLQDIMIRTKRMQGYDALWLPGMDHAGIATQAKVEGKLKEEGTSRYELGREKFLEVSWEWKHEYADFIRKQWSKLGLSLDYSRERFTLDEGLSEAVKEVFVSLYEKGFIYRGEYIINWDPQTKTALSDIEVIYQDVQGALYHMKYPLADGSGHIEVATTRPETMLGDTAVAVHPNDDRYKDLIGKKVKLPITGREIEIVADDYVDMEFGSGAVKITPAHDPNDFEIGNRHNLKRILVMDEGGTMNEEAGPYQGMDRFECRKKIVKDLQDQAVLFKIEEHMHSVGHSERSGAVVEPYLSTQWFVKMQPLADQAIQLQKEENKVHFVPDRFEKTYMRWIENIRDWCISRQLWWGHRIPAWYHKETGEMYVGRTAPEDPENWEQDEDVLDTWFSSALWPFSTMGWPDKDSADFKRYYSTDVLVTGYDIIFFWVARMIFQGLEFTGERPFKDVLIHGLVRDSEGRKMSKSLGNGVDPMDVIDKYGADSLRFFLSTGSSPGNDLRFYWEKVESTWNFGNKIWNASRFALMNMDGMTADEIDLSGEKSLADEWILTRLNETVESVTKLIDAYEFGEVGRTLYNFIWDDFCDWYIEMAKLPLYGEDEERKKTTRSVLAYVLDQTLRLLHPFMPFITEEIWQHIPHKGESITVADWPVKRGDLHFEDSAKEMKVLTEIIRSVRNTRSEMNVPPSKPIEIQLKPQNQEILKQLEKNRTYLDRFCNPEPLTMGLDLEAPEKAMTSIVSDVEIFLPLEGLIDIEKEVKRLENEYKKWNSEVERVQKKLSNEGFVKKAPEKVVEEERQKEKTYLENRQKVEERIKELKN, encoded by the coding sequence ATGTCTAAACAAGAACAAGAAATTTCGATGCCGACAAAATATGATCCACAAAAGACAGAAGAAAAATGGTATCAATATTGGCTCGATGGAAAGTTTTTCGAATCAAAGGGCGGGGAAGACAAAGAGCCTTATACCATCGTGATCCCACCACCGAACGTAACCGGTAAACTGCATCTCGGTCACGCTTGGGATACGACATTACAGGATATCATGATCCGTACGAAGCGTATGCAAGGTTATGATGCGCTTTGGCTGCCTGGGATGGACCATGCTGGGATCGCTACACAGGCCAAGGTAGAAGGGAAGCTGAAGGAAGAAGGAACTTCGAGATACGAGCTCGGCCGTGAAAAATTCCTAGAAGTTTCTTGGGAATGGAAGCATGAATATGCTGATTTCATCCGGAAGCAATGGTCGAAGCTAGGGCTATCCCTTGATTATTCCCGTGAACGTTTTACACTCGATGAAGGTTTGTCCGAGGCTGTTAAAGAAGTTTTCGTTTCGCTTTATGAAAAAGGTTTCATTTACCGTGGAGAATACATCATTAACTGGGATCCCCAGACAAAGACCGCGTTATCAGACATCGAAGTTATTTATCAGGACGTACAAGGTGCCCTTTACCATATGAAATACCCTCTTGCAGATGGAAGCGGACATATCGAGGTAGCAACAACCCGACCAGAAACAATGCTTGGAGATACTGCTGTTGCCGTCCATCCTAATGACGATCGATATAAAGACTTGATCGGTAAAAAAGTTAAGCTTCCGATCACAGGACGAGAAATCGAGATCGTAGCAGATGATTATGTTGATATGGAGTTTGGCTCAGGAGCGGTCAAGATTACACCTGCACATGATCCCAACGACTTCGAAATCGGAAACCGTCATAACCTTAAACGGATCCTTGTAATGGATGAGGGCGGAACGATGAATGAAGAAGCTGGTCCTTATCAAGGCATGGATCGCTTTGAATGTAGGAAGAAGATCGTTAAAGACCTCCAAGATCAGGCTGTTCTATTCAAGATTGAAGAACACATGCACTCTGTTGGCCATTCAGAAAGAAGCGGAGCAGTTGTCGAGCCATATCTTTCCACACAATGGTTCGTAAAAATGCAGCCGTTAGCTGATCAAGCTATCCAATTGCAAAAGGAAGAGAACAAGGTCCATTTCGTGCCAGACCGCTTCGAAAAGACGTATATGCGTTGGATTGAAAACATCCGTGATTGGTGTATCAGCCGCCAGCTATGGTGGGGGCATCGAATTCCAGCCTGGTACCATAAGGAAACCGGTGAAATGTACGTCGGCCGTACCGCACCAGAAGATCCGGAAAACTGGGAACAGGATGAAGACGTACTGGATACATGGTTCAGTTCAGCATTATGGCCATTCTCTACAATGGGGTGGCCGGATAAAGATTCTGCTGATTTCAAGCGTTACTATTCAACAGATGTATTGGTAACTGGTTATGACATCATTTTCTTCTGGGTTGCCCGTATGATCTTCCAGGGACTTGAATTCACTGGTGAACGTCCGTTCAAGGATGTTCTGATTCATGGATTGGTTCGGGACTCAGAAGGACGTAAGATGAGTAAATCACTCGGAAACGGTGTCGACCCGATGGATGTCATTGATAAATATGGAGCTGACTCATTGCGCTTCTTCCTATCAACTGGAAGCTCGCCAGGAAACGATCTCCGCTTTTACTGGGAAAAGGTTGAATCGACTTGGAACTTCGGAAACAAGATATGGAACGCTTCACGTTTTGCATTAATGAATATGGATGGTATGACAGCTGATGAAATCGACTTATCTGGTGAGAAATCACTTGCTGATGAATGGATTCTGACTCGTTTGAATGAAACGGTCGAATCCGTTACGAAATTGATTGATGCTTACGAGTTTGGAGAAGTTGGTAGAACGTTATACAACTTTATATGGGATGATTTCTGTGACTGGTATATCGAAATGGCGAAGCTTCCTCTTTATGGAGAGGATGAAGAACGTAAGAAAACGACCCGATCTGTTCTTGCGTATGTCCTCGATCAGACTTTACGCCTGCTTCACCCATTCATGCCATTCATAACCGAGGAAATCTGGCAGCATATCCCGCATAAAGGCGAGTCGATAACAGTTGCTGATTGGCCGGTCAAACGCGGGGATCTACATTTTGAAGACTCTGCAAAGGAAATGAAGGTGTTGACTGAAATCATTCGTTCAGTCCGTAATACACGTTCGGAGATGAACGTACCGCCAAGCAAACCGATTGAAATTCAGCTTAAGCCTCAGAATCAGGAAATTCTGAAACAGCTAGAGAAGAATCGTACGTATCTCGATCGCTTCTGTAACCCAGAGCCATTGACGATGGGGCTTGACCTGGAGGCGCCAGAAAAAGCGATGACCTCAATCGTAAGTGATGTGGAAATCTTCTTACCGCTAGAAGGATTGATCGATATTGAAAAAGAAGTCAAACGCTTGGAAAATGAGTATAAGAAATGGAATTCAGAAGTTGAGCGCGTACAGAAAAAACTAAGTAACGAAGGATTTGTCAAAAAAGCACCGGAAAAAGTTGTTGAAGAAGAACGTCAAAAGGAAAAGACGTATCTGGAAAATCGACAAAAGGTTGAAGAGCGTATCAAGGAATTAAAGAACTAA
- a CDS encoding spore coat protein YsxE yields MKATSMSVDGIILYYYDLFPEKIESYGRVQRITSKRGAFALKETTMNKEQFDWFLHCMDRLNEIGYDHVVPLTRTKYGDPYVVANDRYYYLTKWYESDSRSSFPYEDFIIDELGKLHANTVKAQSFSEEVIKDSYTGLTKRFEQRQLEMERFTELAERQTYISPFELRYLSQFHKMMRIAEEAKQKVSEWYKGCEEHQRYRSVLCHGRPFRGHVVQDQLGEGSLINFERAILDTPVRDLAYFFRTAAQYPEWSEHVAMDWLGRYETHLPLLPEEKILLASYLKFPEPVFSTIQMYQGSLDISQLEHVRKLDRKLNVMKSLDRFTDQFLQTIPN; encoded by the coding sequence ATGAAAGCCACATCAATGTCAGTCGATGGCATCATCCTATATTATTATGACTTGTTCCCAGAAAAGATCGAGTCTTATGGTCGTGTTCAACGTATTACTTCAAAACGGGGGGCGTTCGCCCTTAAAGAAACCACCATGAACAAGGAACAGTTCGATTGGTTCTTGCATTGCATGGACCGGCTCAATGAAATTGGGTATGATCATGTCGTTCCCTTGACCAGGACGAAATATGGCGATCCTTATGTAGTTGCTAACGATCGTTACTATTATTTGACCAAATGGTATGAAAGCGACTCCCGTTCAAGCTTTCCTTATGAGGATTTCATAATCGATGAGCTTGGAAAACTTCATGCCAATACCGTAAAAGCGCAATCCTTCTCAGAAGAAGTCATCAAGGATTCTTATACTGGGCTGACGAAGCGTTTCGAGCAAAGACAGCTTGAGATGGAAAGGTTCACTGAGCTAGCTGAACGGCAAACATATATTTCACCTTTTGAACTTCGTTACCTTTCCCAATTCCATAAAATGATGCGGATTGCTGAAGAAGCGAAACAGAAAGTCTCAGAATGGTATAAAGGCTGTGAAGAACACCAGCGCTATCGAAGTGTTTTATGCCATGGCCGTCCGTTCAGGGGGCATGTCGTCCAAGATCAACTTGGTGAAGGAAGCCTCATCAACTTTGAAAGGGCGATACTAGATACTCCGGTTCGTGACTTGGCCTATTTCTTCCGGACAGCTGCACAATATCCGGAATGGAGTGAACATGTAGCGATGGATTGGCTAGGGCGTTATGAGACTCATCTGCCATTATTACCAGAGGAAAAGATCTTACTTGCAAGTTATCTGAAGTTCCCTGAACCAGTATTTTCTACGATCCAGATGTATCAAGGTTCTCTAGATATCTCCCAGCTGGAGCATGTCCGAAAATTGGACCGCAAACTGAATGTCATGAAATCTCTTGACCGCTTTACAGATCAGTTCCTTCAGACGATACCAAACTAG
- the spoVID gene encoding stage VI sporulation protein D, translating into MTERNQSKLQFSIEESVWLNKGQEVEELYRVALDPDVTIEEVDDQICIKGFLCLTGEYRCADQDEEEPSTEDSNFLGYRSFSQLNEVSDDVVKLDHRFPVDITLPKNRVHDKDELYVTVDNFDYDMPTPSCIEVSAAVSVTGVYENQGYAAEDFEHQESVYENEVYEPREEDDDDDELYEGGSNPFPILEFESRRSPQSEEDENVETEYQAVRREPQVEFMSRAEEHYDRSASYEYDSDLDDSDSSSFEIEYEEEETYRPEQYEYEEADEEYYYEEEAEEVYEEQEVEETSSSRPPREENALYLTKMLTRDDEELTKMKMCIIQAGDSLDSIAGRYDVPPSQLMRVNRLESEEIEEGQILYIPVSAR; encoded by the coding sequence TTGACAGAGCGTAATCAGTCTAAGTTACAGTTTTCAATAGAAGAATCCGTATGGCTCAATAAGGGACAGGAGGTTGAGGAACTTTACAGAGTAGCCTTGGATCCGGACGTGACGATCGAAGAAGTGGATGATCAAATTTGTATTAAAGGGTTTCTCTGTTTGACAGGTGAATACAGATGTGCAGACCAAGATGAGGAAGAACCATCTACAGAAGACTCAAACTTTCTTGGATATCGCTCGTTTTCCCAATTGAATGAAGTATCGGATGATGTAGTGAAGTTGGATCACCGTTTCCCAGTTGATATCACCCTCCCGAAAAATCGAGTTCATGATAAGGATGAACTCTATGTGACGGTTGATAACTTCGATTATGACATGCCGACACCTTCTTGTATTGAGGTTTCTGCAGCTGTCAGTGTGACTGGTGTTTATGAGAACCAGGGATATGCTGCTGAAGATTTTGAACATCAAGAGTCAGTATATGAAAATGAAGTTTATGAGCCTCGTGAAGAAGATGATGACGATGATGAATTGTATGAAGGTGGATCGAATCCATTCCCTATCCTGGAATTCGAATCACGGCGATCACCGCAAAGTGAAGAAGATGAAAATGTTGAAACAGAATATCAAGCTGTGAGAAGAGAGCCTCAAGTTGAATTTATGAGCAGGGCAGAAGAGCATTATGACCGTTCAGCATCATATGAATATGACAGTGATCTGGATGATTCAGATTCTTCGAGCTTTGAAATCGAATACGAGGAAGAAGAAACCTATCGTCCTGAACAATATGAGTATGAAGAAGCGGACGAAGAGTATTATTATGAGGAAGAGGCCGAAGAGGTATATGAAGAGCAAGAGGTAGAGGAGACGTCATCCAGCCGTCCGCCGCGTGAAGAAAATGCACTTTATTTAACAAAGATGCTTACAAGGGATGACGAAGAGCTCACAAAGATGAAGATGTGTATCATCCAAGCAGGTGACTCCTTAGATTCGATTGCTGGCAGATATGATGTACCGCCTAGTCAGCTGATGCGAGTCAACCGCCTAGAGAGTGAAGAGATTGAAGAAGGACAAATTTTATATATACCAGTTTCAGCACGTTAG
- the hemL gene encoding glutamate-1-semialdehyde 2,1-aminomutase translates to MNNRTFEKSKQAFSKATPLMPGGVNSPVRAFKSVDMDPIYMKRGKGSKIYDLDNNEYIDYVLSWGPLILGHADDHVVEALKKATEAGTSFGAPHEMETKLAELVIERVPSIEVVRMVNSGTEATMSALRLARGYTSRNKILKFEGCYHGHGDSLLIKAGSGVATLGLPDSPGVPESIAQNTITVPYNDQESVQYAFEQYGKDIAGVIVEPVAGNMGVVPPKDGFLEFLREITENHGTLLIFDEVMTGFRVGYQCAQGHFGVTPDLTCLGKVIGGGLPVGAYGGKKEIMDRIAPSGPIYQAGTLSGNPLAMTAGYQTLRQLTEESYAEFGKKADRLEKGLSEAAEKHGIPHHINRAGSMIGLFFTDNEVINYETASSSNLDAFTVYFKAMINQGISIPPSQYEGLFLSTKHSDEDIEKTIEASDNAFKEVAEFLQK, encoded by the coding sequence ATGAATAATCGTACATTCGAAAAATCAAAGCAAGCATTTTCTAAAGCGACACCACTTATGCCCGGAGGCGTCAACAGTCCCGTCCGTGCCTTCAAATCTGTAGATATGGATCCGATTTATATGAAACGCGGGAAAGGTTCTAAAATCTATGACCTGGATAATAATGAATACATCGATTATGTGTTGAGCTGGGGACCTCTAATCCTTGGCCATGCAGATGATCATGTTGTTGAAGCATTGAAAAAAGCGACTGAAGCAGGGACAAGTTTCGGTGCTCCACATGAAATGGAGACAAAGCTTGCAGAATTAGTGATTGAACGTGTACCATCAATTGAAGTTGTGAGAATGGTGAACTCAGGAACGGAAGCTACAATGAGTGCTCTCCGTCTTGCGAGAGGGTATACAAGCCGTAACAAGATCCTGAAATTTGAAGGTTGTTACCATGGCCATGGGGATTCACTCCTTATCAAGGCCGGATCTGGGGTTGCAACACTCGGATTGCCAGATAGTCCAGGAGTTCCTGAATCAATTGCGCAGAACACGATTACGGTTCCATACAATGACCAGGAAAGTGTGCAATACGCATTTGAGCAATACGGTAAGGATATTGCGGGTGTCATCGTAGAGCCAGTTGCAGGTAACATGGGTGTCGTCCCTCCAAAGGATGGATTCCTGGAATTCTTACGTGAGATCACAGAAAACCACGGTACATTACTGATTTTTGATGAAGTAATGACTGGATTCCGCGTCGGATACCAATGTGCACAAGGCCATTTCGGAGTGACACCTGACTTGACTTGTCTCGGAAAAGTAATCGGAGGCGGCCTGCCTGTTGGAGCATATGGCGGTAAAAAAGAAATCATGGATCGAATCGCACCGAGCGGACCAATCTATCAAGCTGGTACGCTATCCGGAAATCCATTGGCGATGACGGCTGGCTATCAAACGCTGCGTCAACTGACAGAAGAGTCTTATGCAGAATTCGGTAAAAAAGCAGACCGATTGGAGAAGGGTCTTTCAGAAGCTGCTGAAAAACACGGGATTCCGCATCACATCAACCGTGCGGGTTCGATGATCGGGCTGTTCTTCACTGACAATGAAGTCATCAACTATGAAACAGCAAGCTCTTCAAATCTTGATGCATTCACAGTGTACTTCAAGGCAATGATCAATCAAGGCATCTCTATTCCGCCATCACAATATGAAGGATTATTCTTATCTACGAAACACTCAGATGAGGATATTGAAAAGACAATTGAAGCAAGCGACAACGCCTTCAAAGAAGTAGCGGAATTTCTACAAAAGTAA
- the hemB gene encoding porphobilinogen synthase has product MNNVFQRHRRLRRNGSMRSLVRETFLRKEDLSYPLFIVEGEDVKEEVSSMPGVFHYSLDRLQEELDEITGLGLQSVIVFGVPQHKDERGTSAYEENGIVQRSITFIKENYPSLTVIADTCLCQYTDHGHCGVIHDGDVLNDQSLELLAQTAISQAKAGADIIAPSNMMDGFVAAIRAGLDEAGFEDIPIMSYAVKYASAFYGPFRDAAHSSPQFGDRKTYQMDPSNRLEAIREAQSDYEEGADFLMVKPALAYLDILREIKDRFPLPLVAYNVSGEYSMIKAASQNGWIDEKEVVLEKLTGMKRAGADLIITYFAKDASRYIDER; this is encoded by the coding sequence ATGAACAATGTATTCCAACGACATCGACGATTAAGAAGAAACGGTAGTATGCGTTCATTAGTACGTGAAACATTTTTACGAAAAGAAGATTTGAGTTACCCACTCTTTATTGTAGAAGGTGAGGATGTTAAGGAAGAGGTCAGCTCGATGCCAGGCGTGTTCCATTATTCTTTGGACCGCTTACAAGAAGAGCTTGATGAGATTACGGGGCTCGGACTTCAATCTGTCATTGTTTTTGGAGTTCCACAACATAAAGATGAGCGTGGTACATCTGCTTATGAGGAAAATGGAATTGTTCAACGTTCCATTACCTTCATCAAAGAAAACTATCCTTCATTGACGGTGATTGCGGACACATGCCTCTGTCAGTACACAGACCACGGCCACTGTGGGGTCATCCATGATGGGGATGTTTTGAATGATCAGTCACTTGAATTGTTGGCGCAGACAGCGATTTCCCAAGCAAAAGCTGGAGCAGACATCATTGCGCCATCCAATATGATGGACGGATTCGTAGCAGCGATTCGTGCAGGACTTGATGAAGCTGGCTTTGAGGATATTCCGATCATGTCCTACGCAGTCAAATATGCTTCTGCTTTTTATGGGCCATTCCGTGATGCTGCTCATAGTTCACCGCAGTTCGGTGACCGGAAGACGTATCAGATGGACCCATCGAATCGCCTTGAAGCGATCCGTGAGGCCCAATCGGATTATGAGGAGGGAGCAGACTTCCTGATGGTCAAGCCGGCACTTGCTTATCTTGATATTTTAAGAGAGATCAAGGACCGTTTTCCATTGCCACTCGTCGCCTATAATGTAAGTGGTGAGTATTCGATGATCAAAGCAGCATCACAAAATGGCTGGATCGACGAAAAGGAAGTTGTTCTTGAGAAACTTACTGGTATGAAACGCGCAGGAGCAGACTTGATCATCACATACTTTGCAAAGGATGCATCACGCTATATTGATGAAAGATAA
- a CDS encoding uroporphyrinogen-III synthase: MDKGLPFSGHKILITRSEEQALPLVHSIEQRGGEAVVIPLLSFQSAGDNKALKRAIHEIEHFQWIVFTSQNTVRYFLRQLQEEGYSIELLKSVKIAAIGKKTLELLEKSGMKVDFMPSRFVAEQFTKEFTHQTDNGERILFPHGNLARSTIVDELTESGGLEVEPVITYETVPNDANKEALQQALKDKDVDILTFTSPSTVHFFFQLSGADETLKDRICACIGPITAEALEEYGVTADIVAEEYTTEGLIASIESYLEGFIK, from the coding sequence ATGGATAAGGGTCTGCCGTTTTCAGGTCACAAAATTTTAATAACAAGATCTGAAGAACAGGCTCTTCCGCTTGTCCATTCAATTGAGCAAAGGGGAGGGGAAGCTGTTGTGATTCCTCTTCTTTCTTTTCAATCAGCCGGAGACAATAAAGCATTAAAAAGAGCGATCCACGAGATAGAACATTTCCAGTGGATCGTTTTTACAAGCCAAAACACGGTCCGTTATTTTCTCAGACAGTTACAGGAAGAAGGCTATTCGATTGAGCTTCTTAAATCAGTGAAGATTGCAGCGATTGGAAAGAAGACTTTAGAACTTCTAGAAAAAAGCGGTATGAAAGTCGACTTTATGCCTTCAAGATTCGTAGCGGAACAATTTACGAAAGAATTCACCCATCAAACTGACAATGGTGAGCGTATTTTGTTTCCACATGGAAACTTGGCACGAAGTACTATCGTTGATGAATTGACTGAATCCGGGGGGTTAGAGGTTGAACCTGTCATCACCTATGAGACAGTTCCTAATGATGCCAATAAAGAAGCGTTACAACAAGCATTGAAAGATAAAGATGTTGATATTCTTACGTTCACGAGCCCATCCACTGTTCATTTCTTCTTTCAATTATCAGGAGCGGATGAAACATTGAAAGATAGGATATGTGCGTGTATCGGCCCGATAACGGCCGAAGCACTTGAAGAATATGGAGTAACTGCAGATATCGTTGCAGAAGAATATACGACGGAAGGCTTGATTGCATCGATCGAGTCTTATTTAGAAGGCTTTATTAAATAA
- the hemC gene encoding hydroxymethylbilane synthase, giving the protein MRKIVIGSRRSKLALTQTRWVIDQLKKAGAPFEFEIKEIVTKGDQILNVTLSKVGGKGLFVKEIEQAMIDKEIDFAVHSMKDMPSVLPEGLELSCTPPREDYRDALISENHTPFEELPEGSVIGTSSLRRGAQLLAKRPDLSIKWIRGNIDTRLAKLENEDYNAIVLAAAGLKRMGWSDDVISQYLEKDVCIPAVGQGSLAIECRESDQELKGWLEKINCPDTFDTVRAERAFLRTLEGGCQVPIGGLAELDGDRRTITLTGFVSTPDGKTIIKDTIQGTDPEKIGVELAKRLGERGAKDILDRVKKELDQ; this is encoded by the coding sequence ATGCGTAAGATTGTCATCGGTTCTCGAAGGAGTAAACTGGCTCTTACCCAAACACGTTGGGTGATCGATCAATTGAAGAAAGCTGGAGCACCATTCGAGTTCGAAATCAAAGAGATTGTAACAAAGGGAGATCAAATCTTGAACGTGACCCTTTCAAAAGTGGGAGGGAAAGGTCTCTTTGTTAAAGAAATTGAACAGGCTATGATTGATAAGGAAATCGACTTTGCTGTCCATAGTATGAAGGATATGCCGTCTGTTCTTCCTGAAGGACTTGAACTTTCCTGCACCCCGCCTCGTGAAGATTATCGCGATGCGCTTATTTCTGAAAATCATACGCCATTTGAAGAATTACCTGAGGGTTCGGTGATCGGGACGAGCAGCTTGAGAAGAGGAGCACAATTGCTTGCGAAACGACCGGATCTCTCTATAAAATGGATACGTGGGAATATTGATACAAGACTTGCGAAACTAGAAAATGAAGACTACAACGCCATTGTTTTAGCAGCGGCTGGATTGAAACGTATGGGATGGTCTGATGATGTCATCAGTCAATACTTGGAGAAGGACGTTTGTATTCCAGCAGTGGGACAAGGATCGCTTGCGATTGAATGCCGAGAAAGTGATCAGGAGCTGAAGGGTTGGTTGGAAAAAATCAATTGTCCGGATACGTTCGATACCGTGCGGGCTGAAAGAGCGTTCTTACGTACCCTTGAAGGCGGGTGTCAGGTACCGATCGGAGGACTCGCGGAGCTTGATGGTGACAGGAGAACGATCACTCTTACAGGATTTGTTTCGACTCCAGATGGAAAGACCATCATCAAAGATACAATCCAAGGCACTGACCCAGAAAAAATCGGAGTCGAATTGGCTAAGAGACTAGGTGAGCGTGGTGCAAAAGATATTTTAGATCGGGTTAAAAAGGAGCTTGATCAGTAA
- a CDS encoding cytochrome c biogenesis protein, translated as MSSIRWIYDITIILYALSVLGYFMDFLQNNRKANRIAFWLLSIVWVLQSFVLILRIFEANRFPILTPTEGLFFYSWVIVTLSLLINWFFRVHFFVFFTNIIGFILMAVSWFAPNNQVSEAFSDQLINELAIIHITMAFIAYGAFTVSSILSIMYLVQYNMLKQKKVGKRLWRFESLTRLETLPFILNMVGVPILFLSLILGLIYGYKVYETQAIFTDAKVISSFIVLSVYGVYLYLKVGRGSFGRQLAYWNVAGLLVILINYFLAATLTEFHLWY; from the coding sequence GTGAGTAGTATCAGGTGGATTTACGATATTACAATTATTTTATACGCACTCAGCGTACTTGGATATTTCATGGATTTCTTACAAAACAACCGGAAGGCGAACAGAATTGCCTTCTGGTTGCTTTCTATTGTCTGGGTATTGCAATCATTTGTTTTAATATTACGGATTTTTGAAGCAAACCGTTTTCCGATACTCACACCTACGGAAGGGTTATTTTTTTATTCATGGGTGATCGTCACTCTTTCCTTGTTGATCAACTGGTTTTTCCGTGTGCATTTCTTTGTGTTTTTTACGAATATCATCGGTTTCATACTAATGGCAGTCAGTTGGTTTGCTCCAAATAATCAAGTTTCAGAAGCATTTTCCGATCAACTGATCAACGAGTTGGCAATCATACATATTACGATGGCATTCATTGCTTATGGAGCTTTTACGGTTTCAAGCATTCTATCGATTATGTATCTTGTACAATACAATATGCTGAAACAGAAAAAAGTAGGGAAACGATTGTGGCGCTTTGAAAGCCTTACACGGTTGGAAACACTTCCTTTCATACTGAATATGGTTGGGGTCCCGATCCTGTTCCTAAGCCTGATATTAGGGCTGATTTATGGGTATAAAGTGTACGAGACGCAGGCAATTTTCACAGACGCAAAAGTGATCAGCTCGTTCATCGTCTTATCCGTGTATGGAGTCTACTTGTATTTGAAGGTAGGCAGAGGATCATTTGGCCGTCAGCTAGCTTACTGGAATGTAGCAGGGCTTCTCGTCATCCTGATCAACTACTTTTTAGCGGCTACTTTAACGGAATTTCATTTGTGGTATTAG